The Granulicella sibirica genome has a segment encoding these proteins:
- a CDS encoding GIY-YIG nuclease family protein has protein sequence MASREYHFWVYILSNRSHTLYIGVTTNLRSRAAQHREREPGTHTARYKVGRVVYYEFYQYVVNAIAREKELKHWTRAQKIALIESVNPTWEELLPS, from the coding sequence ATGGCGAGCCGAGAGTATCACTTCTGGGTCTACATCCTCTCCAACCGCTCGCACACCCTCTACATCGGCGTCACCACCAACCTCCGGAGCCGAGCTGCACAACATCGCGAACGAGAGCCAGGAACCCACACCGCCCGATACAAGGTAGGGCGCGTCGTGTATTACGAGTTCTACCAATATGTCGTCAACGCAATCGCTCGCGAGAAAGAACTTAAGCACTGGACCCGCGCGCAGAAGATTGCTCTCATCGAATCCGTAAACCCAACCTGGGAAGAACTCCTACCCAGCTAG